TTTGCTCCTTCAGCGGTTAATGTTCCGGCTTCTTCACCGGCGGTCAATACTTTTGGCAAAATGCTGTCGAGTGACCATTTGAAATTGTATTCGGCTATCAGCTGTTTAAATTGCTCCATCATCCGGCTGTTATAATTGAGCGTATTGCTGTCAATCGGGAACATGCCCGACGCCTCGCCGATGCCGAGCACCTTTTGGCCGGTCAGTTTCCAATGCACATATCCAGCCAATGTTGTCAGGAAGGCGATATCTTTTACATGAGATTCCTTGTTTAGAATCGCTTGATACAGATGTGCAATACTCCACCGCTGGGGTATATTGCATTTGAAAACATCAGTTAATTTTGCTGCCGCCTGTTCTGTGATTGTATTACGCCATGTGCGGAAAGATGTCAGCAGGTTATCATTGGCGTCGAACGGCAGATAACCATGCATCATGCCAGAGATACCTATAGCTCCCACCGTTTTTAGCTTTAGGCCGTATTTATCCTGCACATCAGCGGCCAACTTGGCATAGGCGTCCCGGATACCTGTCCAGATATCGTCGAGGGTGTATGTCCATATTCCGTTTTCAAGGCGGTTTTCCCAATCATGTGCTCCGGAGGCGATTGGAGTATAATCTGGGCCAATTAATACCGCCTTGATCCGTGTGGAACCAAACTCGATTCCAAGTGCTGTTTGCCCCTTTTCGATAAACTCTTTCAATGCAAATCACCTTTCTATGGTTTTTATTCTGCAGCGCATTAACTTCCCGCAATCGGGAATTTTTAGACATTAGTAGAATTGTCCGAACCTTTTCTGACTATTAGATACAAGGCGACTATGACAAAGCACTGGTTCGGTTCACACTTCTATTTATCTATGATGCCGCAGTTTCACATAAATTATCGCAAAATTTTGTAGTCTGAGTCTTGCGCCGACGCTGGAACTCGCCTAAATATGTATCCCTATACTACTGTTATGCTAACCAGAGCCGGCTAATGAGGAAAAGTTTTGTTCATATTTTCTATAAGTCATACGTATGTTATATTTATCCGTACAACTAATTATATAATAGAACACCACAATATGTATGTCAAGGAATACGCGGTTCATATTTTTTTACGGAATCCCGGACGATAAGCTCAGATTTGAGATAAATTTTAATCTGAGATTTGTCATCTTTTTTCTTTGACATCAATTCCAGCAGCGTTCTGGCGGCGGATTCTCCCATGTCCTTTCGCGCGTGTGTAACAGATGTCAGCTTAACATGAGATAGTTCGCAGAGATCTGAATTATCAAATCCAACAACGGAGATATCTGACGGGACAGATATGCCGTTGCGCTCAAAAGTCTGCATGGCTTTCACCGCTATTTGGTCATTGTAACAAATCAGTGCGGAAATATCTTTAAACCTCTGCAAAAAAAGGCGATCGTATTCCGGGCGGAAAATGGATTCCATATTTTCAGTAGTGTACCAGATAAAAGAATCTTCACATATTGGGACATGCCTTTCGTATAAGGCTTTTTCTATTCCGCGGAAACGTCTGTGCCCCTGTATATCATCTAACTTAAATATTCCGCCTATTTTCCTGTGCCCTTGATCCAACAAATAATCAGCAACCATTTTTCCGGAGCCTTCATCGTCCATCATCACGTATGAGCTTTCAAAATCAGGATAGTTGCTGTTGATAAATACTATTGGGATATTGCGTGACTTTATTGTTTCAAGGAGTGCGATGTTCGGGTTGACAAGTGTGCTCTTTGTGCCTTCGATAATAAGTCCGTCGATATTCTGATCCAGCATAGAGCGCAGGCAAGCGGTTTCTTTTTCAGTTTTGTTTTCTGTAATCCCGAGGCTTAAGGAGTATCCATGCTGAGTCAGGACTGTTTCTATACCCCTTATTATGCTCGGGAAAATATAGTCGTCGAGATATGTAGTAATGACGCCGATAACATTGCTTCGGTTTAACGCAGTACTTGTATTTTTAACAAATGTGCCGCTTCCATGCCGCTTTTCGAGCAACCCTTCATTGGTTAAAAGCTCTATTGCCCGCCGAACGGTATAACGGCTCAATGAAAATTGTGATGCCAATTCATTTTCGGGCGGTATTTTGTCGCCATATTTAAGTGTCCCATTGAGTATTTGATTCTTTAGATGATGATACAGGCTTTCATATTTATATTTAAGTCCTTCCAATACCCTACTCCTTTCGTTTTTTTACATCTTTCCGGCATACGTCTTGACTGCTTCCTGCAGAACCTTTCCCGCGATAGGGCCTGATACCTTGCTGCCTGCGCCGCCGTTTTCAACGACCACGACAAAGGCGAGGGGGCAGTCCTTTCTGTCCAAGAACCCAGCAAACCACGCGTTTGGCTGCTGACCGTTAATCTGAGCGGTACCGGATTTTGCACACAGGTGGAGGCCGGGGTAATTTCTTTCACCGTAATTTAGGATAGTGTCGTTGCGCATATACGTTTTAATTTTG
This DNA window, taken from [Clostridium] cellulosi, encodes the following:
- a CDS encoding GntR family transcriptional regulator with LacI sensor (High confidence in function and specificity); this translates as MEGLKYKYESLYHHLKNQILNGTLKYGDKIPPENELASQFSLSRYTVRRAIELLTNEGLLEKRHGSGTFVKNTSTALNRSNVIGVITTYLDDYIFPSIIRGIETVLTQHGYSLSLGITENKTEKETACLRSMLDQNIDGLIIEGTKSTLVNPNIALLETIKSRNIPIVFINSNYPDFESSYVMMDDEGSGKMVADYLLDQGHRKIGGIFKLDDIQGHRRFRGIEKALYERHVPICEDSFIWYTTENMESIFRPEYDRLFLQRFKDISALICYNDQIAVKAMQTFERNGISVPSDISVVGFDNSDLCELSHVKLTSVTHARKDMGESAARTLLELMSKKKDDKSQIKIYLKSELIVRDSVKKYEPRIP